GGCGTGAGCCAAAAAAATGTGCCTCCCCCGACCCGCGCCGCAACGCGCGGTCGCGGCCGCGCGAACCCAAATTCGTGGCCGCGCCGCGGCCTACCTGCGGCGGGTCCCCGCGGCCGCGGGGACGGCCGCCGCGAGCGCGACGAAACGCGATGCGAGCCGCGGATCGCTGAGAAAATTCAGGTGCACGTACGAGGCGAGCACGCCGCTCCGGCCGTACCCCTCGAGGCGGGCCGGCGCCCGCGGGCCCCCGGTGGGGGGCAGGCCAGGCAGGCCGGAGTCGTGCGCATCCCGCAGCCGGTACGCCGCCCGGTCCGCCTCGGGCGGAGACGCCGGCGACGACGCGTGAAATTCGTGCCCTCGTACGATCGTGCCGCGGGGCGCCAAAATCGTGTCGCGGAGCATCTCCGCGCGAACGTACGCGACCCGCGCCCGGGCGTGCATCCGAATCCACGCCGGGACGATGCCGGCCAGCCGGTGCCGGCGGCCGTCGACCGCAACGCCGCGCGCCAGATACATGAAGCCTCCGCATTCCGCGTACACCACGCCGCCGGCGCCGGCAAACGTCCTGAGCGCGTCGAGCGCCGGACGGTTCTCGGCCAGCGCCGCGGCGAAGAGTTCCGGATAACCTCCGCCGAGCACGACCGCGCCTGTCCCGTGCGGCAGCCGCCGGTCGGCGAGCGGGCTCCACGGTACGACCCGGGCGCCGAGCGCTTCGAGCAGTTCGATGTTGTCGTCGTAGTGAAACGTAAATGCGGCATCGCGCGCCCACGCAATGACGGGCCGCCCCGGCGACGGCCGCGGGCCGGCGAGGGCGCGGGCCTTCCACGCGCGACGCGGCGCAAGACGGGGCGGCACCAGCACGCGGGCCAGCGCGGGGGGAAGCAGCCGTGCGCCCCCCGGGCGGGGCACCCGGGTGATCCGGAGCAGACGCCCCAGATCGAACCGCCGCTCGACCTCGTGTCCCAGGCGCGCCAGGAGGCCTCCGAGCGAGGCGCGCTCGGAGGCCTGGACGAGACCGAGGTGGCGTTCCGGGATCGCCAGACGGGGATCGTCCGGCAGCGCACCGAGGACCGGACGGCCGGTGGCGCCCTCGACGGCATCGGCCACCCAGCGGCGGTGCGTGTCGCCGGCGACGCGGTTCAGAATCCAGCCGGCGATCCGCACGCGGCGGTCGAACACTTGGCAGCCGCGCGCCACGGCGCCGACGCTACGGGCGGCGCGCGAGGCGTCCAGCACGGCGATCACCGGCAGATCGAGCAG
This region of bacterium genomic DNA includes:
- a CDS encoding cobyrinate a,c-diamide synthase, translating into MSAPSQFVLAAAHTGAGKTTVTAGVIAALRRRGLRVAPFKVGPDYIDPGFLGRAAGHPARNLDAWLLDPPTVRWLFHRHADAGEAAVVEGMMGLFDGLTGGDDTGSTAHVARLLDLPVIAVLDASRAARSVGAVARGCQVFDRRVRIAGWILNRVAGDTHRRWVADAVEGATGRPVLGALPDDPRLAIPERHLGLVQASERASLGGLLARLGHEVERRFDLGRLLRITRVPRPGGARLLPPALARVLVPPRLAPRRAWKARALAGPRPSPGRPVIAWARDAAFTFHYDDNIELLEALGARVVPWSPLADRRLPHGTGAVVLGGGYPELFAAALAENRPALDALRTFAGAGGVVYAECGGFMYLARGVAVDGRRHRLAGIVPAWIRMHARARVAYVRAEMLRDTILAPRGTIVRGHEFHASSPASPPEADRAAYRLRDAHDSGLPGLPPTGGPRAPARLEGYGRSGVLASYVHLNFLSDPRLASRFVALAAAVPAAAGTRRR